Genomic DNA from Paenibacillus donghaensis:
GTCGCCAACCGCAACCCCATCGCCAATAGCGACAGCAGCACCGACGCCAATAACAACATCGGCACCAAGCCCTGGATCAGGAGCTGGCGGCTATACACCACCAAACACCACGCCTGGAACCGGGAATAGTGTCCCGGGAACAGTCGGCGTGATCCCTTCCCCGGGAGCACCTGTGCTTAAAGCTGTGGATGGCGCAGTAGAAGCTGCTGTCCTGGAAGAAGCGTTCCGCACCTCCGCAGCGGTGGAAGTATCCTTCAACGGTGATGCGCTGGAGCTTCCGGCAATTGCTCTGCAGAACGCAGCGCGCAGCGGTGCCCTGCTGAAGGTGACCCATACTGAAGCAAAAGCCGGATATGTGCTCCCGCTTGAGCAACTGCAGCTGGAACAGCTGGCTGCAGAGCTGGGCGTAGGCCTGGAGGAGATGAAGCTTAGCGTCACCCTCCGCAAGCTGGACGGAGAAGCCGCGGCAGCGGTAACCCGCGCCGTGGAGCAGGCCGGTGGCAGGCAAATGGCTGCAGCGGTAGAGTTTAATCTTGAAGTGTCGTCAGACGGGCGCACAAGTCAGGTCTCATCCGGCTCCCATTACCTCACGCGTACCCTGGCATTGAACTCGGCAACTGGGAGCAGTCACGTTACCGGAGTGATGTTCTCGCCGGAGAAGGTAGCCCTGTCCTTTGTGCCCGCCACTTTCACAGGCAATAGAGGCGAGGGATTGCTGCGCCAGATCCAGAGCGGCAGCAGCATCCTGACGGTCATGACGCTGGATAAACAATTCAGTGACCTGAACGGCCACTGGGCCAAGCAACAGGTCGAGCAGTTGGTGAACAAGCTGTTGCTGAACGGAACCGGAGACGGCCGCTTTGAAGCGGACCGCGCGGTAACCCGCGCCGAATTCACCACGATGCTGACGCGCGCGCTGGCCTTGCCATCCGCTACGGACGTGGCTAACCCGGCAGCCTGGCAGGATGTCATGCCTGCGGACTGGTTCGCAGGCGACGTATCGGCCGCAGCCGCAGCAGGCCTGATCAGCGGCTTCGGCGACGGCACCTTCCGTCCGGACGCCAAGGTGACCCGCAGCGAGCAAGCGGCCATACTGGCCCGCGCCCTGCACTTCATCGGCCAGAATGGCACAGCCACAGCTGCGGAAGCATCACCTTCCCTGGAGTCGTTCAAGGATACAGCGGCCATCTCCTGGGGCCGTGAGGACTGGAATACGGTGATTCAAGCCGGATTAATGAACGGCGTGTCGCCAGAGATGCTGATGCCGGGAGCAAACGCAACCCGCGCCCAATCAGCGGTGCTGATGCAGCGGTTCCTAAGCTTGGCGGGCTTCATCCAATGACGCGCGAGCTGAACTGCGGCCCTGCCGTTAATGCCCCGGTAACAAACGCTTGCTACAATGGTCAAATATTCACTATATAAGATGAACTTAAGAATGGAATAAGGTAGTGGCCAGAAATCCTGATGCCTAGGGCTCTCTGGCCACTTCGTGTGTAACATTCATAAGTTCACGTTCTATAGCTCAGAAGGAGGGTTAACAGGTGAAGAACGGACTGTTTGCGGGAATCGGCAACCACAATATTATACCGGCAGTGCGCAAGGCGGAGGATCTGCAGAAGGCCTGTGACAGCGAATGGCCGATGATCTTTCTGTTGATCGGCGACCTGTTCACTGTGGAGCAATATGTGAGGCAGGGCCTAGAGGCCGGGAAGAAGGTCTTCCTGCATGTTGATTTCATCGGCGGGCTGGGCAGTGATCCACTGGTAGTCAAATATATTGCCGAGAAGATTGGCCCGACCGGCATTATCTCAACCAAGAATCATATGGTCAAGCAAGCCAAGAAAAGCGGGCTTCAGGCGATCCAGCGCCTGTTCCTGATCGATACCTCGGCGCTGGAGCACGGCATAAATAATGTGCGCCAGAATGAGCCGGATGCGCTTGAAGTGATGCCCGGGCTGATTCCCCGGGTGATTAGCGAGCTGCACAGCAGCACTTCCCGTCCCATCATTGCAGGTGGCCTGATCAAGGACCATCAGGAGATCCAGACCGCTCTGCAGGCGGGAGCAAGTGCGGTATCAATGGGCAATCCAGCGCTCTGGCATAGTTTTGCACAAGCTTAACCTGGCGTTAATATCAGGATAACACGGCTTGGTTATAGTGAAGAAGTAAGCGTAAGGAAACACCATTCAATTTCATATCAAGGGTCGGAGACGAAGAGAAAACCCTTATGCAGCACATGGAAACGGCTGATTCATTATGCCTGCTTTCCTGTGCTGGATATAGGGTTTTTTGGTTTGTTTCCATTAAGGAGGCTGCTTTCCCATTGCAGGATGTGCTTGCGTATGAGACGTATTTTTTTGATTTGGACGGCACCATTTTTATTGGCGACCTCTTGCTGCCCGGAGTGCGGCAGACACTGCAGTATTTAAGGGAGCAGGGTAAACAAGTGTTGTTCCTGAGCAACACCACCATTCGGACCCGGGAGGAATGCCGGAATCGGTTAAGGCAGCTGGGGCTTGAAGCACATACGGATGAGGTGGTGACTGCCGCTTCGGTATCTGCCGTGTATTTCCGGGAAATGCCCGGCAGGCCTAAGGTGCTGGTGATCGGAGAACAGGCACTACAAGATGAAATGGCCGGCGGCCATACGGTGCTCACGGATGATCCTGTGGAGGCCACGCATGTGCTGGTCGGGATGGACCGCGAGTTCACTTATGAGAAGCTGCACCGCGCGATGAAGGCTGTCCGGGCGGGCGCTCTCCTGATCGCCGCGAACCCTGATCCGAATTGTCCGGTAGTGGGCGACCTGATTCCTGATACTTGGGCCATGGTCAAGGCCATTGAAGCAGCCAGCTGCGGCACGGTGCAGGAGATTATCGGCAAGCCATCCGCCTATTATGCAGAGAAGGTGCTGGAGCAGAGCGGAACGAAGCGCGAGAACTGCTTGATGGTCGGAGACCGGATGGATACGGATATCCGGTTTGGCCTGAGCCACGGCATCAGCACGGCATTGGTACTGACCGGTGTGACCGCGAGAGAGGATCTGGAGCAATATTCGATCCGGCCGGATCATATCTGGACCTCGATGGCTGAGATGCTGCAAGGACTTTCACCTCT
This window encodes:
- a CDS encoding glycerol-3-phosphate responsive antiterminator — translated: MKNGLFAGIGNHNIIPAVRKAEDLQKACDSEWPMIFLLIGDLFTVEQYVRQGLEAGKKVFLHVDFIGGLGSDPLVVKYIAEKIGPTGIISTKNHMVKQAKKSGLQAIQRLFLIDTSALEHGINNVRQNEPDALEVMPGLIPRVISELHSSTSRPIIAGGLIKDHQEIQTALQAGASAVSMGNPALWHSFAQA
- a CDS encoding HAD-IIA family hydrolase — translated: MLAYETYFFDLDGTIFIGDLLLPGVRQTLQYLREQGKQVLFLSNTTIRTREECRNRLRQLGLEAHTDEVVTAASVSAVYFREMPGRPKVLVIGEQALQDEMAGGHTVLTDDPVEATHVLVGMDREFTYEKLHRAMKAVRAGALLIAANPDPNCPVVGDLIPDTWAMVKAIEAASCGTVQEIIGKPSAYYAEKVLEQSGTKRENCLMVGDRMDTDIRFGLSHGISTALVLTGVTAREDLEQYSIRPDHIWTSMAEMLQGLSPLS